From Cyclopterus lumpus isolate fCycLum1 chromosome 4, fCycLum1.pri, whole genome shotgun sequence, a single genomic window includes:
- the calr gene encoding calreticulin, with protein MTALSLLLFAVSAVSALAESSVYLREQFEDGDAWKSRWVESKHKSDYGMLVLSAGKFYGDAEADKGLQTSQDARFYASSYRFDDFSNQGEPLVIQFTVKHEQSIDCGGGYLKLFPSGLNQEDMHGDSVYNLMFGPDICGPGTKKVHVIFNYKGKNHLINKDIRCKDDEYTHLYTLIVNPDNTYEVKIDNKKVESGSLEDDWDFLPPKKIKDPEAKKPEDWDEQERIPDPEENKPEDWDKPENIPDPDAKKPDDWDEEMDGEWEPPMVANPDYKGEWKPREINNPAYKGKWIHPEMDNPEYTADSEIYKFDSFGVIGLDLWQVKSGTIFDNFLITNDPNLAEEVGNDTWGKTKDAEKKMKESQEEEERKKREEDDKQRGEEAKEEDEEEEEKDEDEEEEGDEEEEEEEEDGEEQEEEEDSKLKDEL; from the exons ATGACGGCTCTGTCGTTGCTTTTGTTTGCCGTTTCGGCCGTATCTGCACTGGCCGAGTCCAGTGTGTATTTGCGAGAGCAATTTGAAGATGGGG ATGCCTGGAAGAGTCGCTGGGTGGAATCCAAGCACAAGTCTGACTACGGCATGTTGGTCCTGAGTGCAGGAAAGTTCTACGGAGATGCAGAGGCAGACAAAG GTCTGCAGACAAGCCAGGACGCCCGCTTCTACGCTTCGTCATACCGTTTTGATGACTTCAGCAACCAGGGCGAGCCTCTAGTCATCCAGTTCACTGTGAAACATGAGCAGAGCATTGACTGTGGTGGAGGCTACCTTAAACTGTTTCCCTCTGGCCTCAACCAGGAGGACATGCATGGAGACTCCGTCTATAACCTCATGTTCG GTCCTGACATTTGTGGCCCCGGCACAAAGAAGGTTCATGTCATCTTCAACTACAAAGGCAAGAACCATCTGATTAACAAAGACATCAGATGCAAG GATGACGAGTACACCCACTTGTACACACTGATTGTCAACCCCGACAACACTTACGAGGTCAAGATCGACAATAAGAAGGTTGAGTCCGGCAGTCTGGAGGATGACTGGGACTTTCTGcctcccaaaaaaataaaggaCCCTGAAGCCAAAAAGCCAGAGGACTGGGATGAACAGGAGAGGATTCCTGACCCCGAGGAGAACAAACCAGAG GACTGGGACAAGCCAGAGAACATCCCAGATCCTGATGCTAAGAAGCCTGATGACTGGGATGAAGAGATGGACGGAGAGTGGGAGCCACCTATGGTCGCTAACCCTGATTACAAG ggtgaGTGGAAGCCCAGAGAAATCAACAATCCGGCCTACAAGGGCAAGTGGATCCACCCTGAGATGGACAACCCTGAGTACACAGCCGATTCTGAGATCTATAAGTTCGACAGCTTTGGCGTGATCGGACTTGATTTGTGGCAG GTCAAGTCTGGTACCATCTTTGATAACTTCCTCATTACCAACGACCCCAACCTGGCGGAGGAAGTAGGCAACGACACATGGGGTAAAACTAAG GACgcagagaagaagatgaaggaaagccaagaagaggaggagagaaagaaacgtGAGGAAGATGACaagcagaggggagaggaggcaaaggaggaagacgaggaggaagaggagaaagatgaggatgaggaggaggagggagacgaagaagaagaggaggaggaggaggacggggaagaacaggaggaggaagaggactcTAAACTCAAGGACGAGTTATAA
- the tor3a gene encoding torsin-3A, with product MFVRWLLPVLLALSAEAEFFQFDSISNVSSYYFNYIYCNVWEGECQPNQDDATQQVPTRDLWAGLSQDYTSLLHQWYCSLGQCCDSGDCRITNNITGLARDLQTKLHGQHLAQSVVLKAIQGFINNPESNKPLTLSLHGWSGTGKNFVSRVIADNLYRDGVKSECVRLFIAPFHFPHARLVDTYKGQLREAIRDMVLRCPQTLFIFDEAEKLHPGLIDAIKPYMDHYDNVDGVSYRRAIFLFLSNIGGATINDVALDFWHSGQNREDIGMEDLEHRLRAETMESHGGFAQSELMSGHLIDFFVPFLPLEYRHVKLCARDAYAARGLETDEATLDEVAKAMLYVPKEERLFSAQGCKSIPQRINFFLP from the exons ATGTTTGTGCGGTGGCTGCTGCCTGTGCTCCTGGCTCTGTCCGCAGAGGCCGAGTTCTTCCAGTTCGACAGCATTTCCAATGTGTCTTCTTactattttaattacatttattgcaATGTATGGGAGGGGGAGTGTCAGCCCAACCAAGACGATGCTACACAGCAAG TTCCTACCAGGGACCTTTGGGCAGGTCTTTCTCAGGACTACACCAGCCTGCTGCATCAGTGGTACTGTAGCCTTGGCCAGTGCTGTGACTCTGGAGACTGCAGGATAACCAACAACATCACAG GTCTCGCTAGGGACCTTCAGACAAAGCTCCACGGGCAGCACCTGGCTCAGTCTGTGGTTCTGAAAGCCATCCAGGGTTTTATCAACAACCCAGAGTCCAACAAGCCGCTGACCCTGTCCTTGCATGGCTGGTCCGGCACCGGCAAGAACTTTGTGTCCCGGGTCATCGCCGATAACCTGTACCGTGACGGGGTGAAGAGCGAGTGTGTCCGTCTGTTCATCGCCCCGTTCCACTTTCCACATGCCAGACTGGTGGACACATACAAG GGCCAGTTGAGAGAGGCTATCCGGGACATGGTGTTGCGCTGTCCTCAGACTCTATTCATCTTTGACGAAGCTGAGAAGCTTCACCCGGGCCTCATTGATGCCATCAAACCCTACATGGATCACTATGACAACGTAGATGGAGTCAGCTACCGCAGAGccatcttcctctttctcag TAATATTGGTGGAGCTACGATCAATGACGTAGCGCTGGACTTCTGGCACTCCGGTCAAAATCGAGAGGACATTGGTATGGAAGACCTGGAGCATCGTCTACGAGCTGAAACTATGGAGTCCCATG GTGGGTTCGCTCAGAGTGAGCTGATGTCTGGCCACTTGATCGACTTCTTTGTGCCATTCCTGCCTCTGGAGTACCGCCATGTCAAGCTCTGTGCACGGGACGCCTACGCAGCACGAGGCCTGGAGACGGATGAAGCTACGCTGGATGAGGTGGCCAAGGCGATGCTGTATGTCCCCAAAGAGGAGAGACTGTTCTCAGCTCAGGGATGCAAGTCCATCCCCCAGCGGATCAACTTCTTTCTCCCTTAg